One genomic segment of Chlamydiota bacterium includes these proteins:
- the pgsW gene encoding poly-gamma-glutamate system protein, which translates to MQTTHRVSKITLIGLSIISIFLFLLAYHSHELVRQPWHAEKLKAARLNLVAQNAIKTRAVEKGLVIDAVNDPNLTGLIGQEYTDITTDRGVLKAKLTATNPNFAAVVVDMLKQAGLNKGDVVAVGFTGSMPAMNVAVLAALEALDLKPMMIASVGASTWGATNPDFNWLDIESYLFEKKIFHFQSIAASIGGGRDEGRGLSSLARQLIEDSIRRSGVILIHENSLEESIQKRLELYDHYAKTRSIKAYINVGGGLASLGAAINGRLIPPGLSKNLAMKNLPVKGVVVEMAERGIPVIHLLNIERLARAYGLPIAPQPLPEIGEGRVFFEERHHVMIAVLCTLILIGSITVFVRLDLFHRLFIRRVTRPAL; encoded by the coding sequence ATGCAAACGACACATCGGGTTTCTAAAATAACCCTGATCGGGCTCTCTATCATTTCGATCTTCCTTTTTTTACTGGCGTATCACTCCCATGAATTAGTTCGTCAGCCTTGGCATGCTGAGAAATTAAAAGCAGCTCGGTTAAACCTTGTGGCTCAGAATGCAATTAAGACAAGGGCTGTTGAAAAGGGATTGGTGATTGATGCGGTGAATGACCCCAATTTGACGGGCCTCATTGGCCAAGAGTATACAGATATTACGACCGATCGTGGAGTTTTAAAGGCGAAGCTTACAGCGACCAATCCTAATTTTGCGGCGGTCGTTGTGGATATGTTGAAACAGGCGGGGCTCAATAAGGGAGATGTTGTTGCGGTTGGATTTACGGGATCGATGCCGGCCATGAACGTTGCTGTTTTGGCTGCTCTTGAAGCTTTAGATCTAAAGCCCATGATGATTGCCTCGGTGGGAGCCTCAACGTGGGGGGCCACTAACCCGGATTTTAACTGGCTGGATATAGAGTCTTATCTTTTCGAAAAAAAGATTTTTCATTTTCAATCGATTGCAGCTTCCATCGGAGGGGGTAGGGACGAGGGGCGAGGCTTAAGTTCCTTGGCGCGTCAACTCATTGAAGATTCTATTCGACGCTCAGGCGTTATTTTGATTCATGAAAACAGTTTGGAAGAATCCATTCAAAAAAGATTAGAGCTTTATGATCACTATGCTAAAACGAGGTCCATTAAGGCTTATATCAACGTTGGAGGAGGCCTGGCCAGTTTAGGGGCTGCGATCAATGGTCGTTTGATTCCACCCGGTTTGTCAAAAAATTTGGCCATGAAAAATTTGCCTGTCAAGGGAGTTGTTGTCGAGATGGCTGAACGAGGAATTCCGGTGATTCATCTTCTCAATATTGAAAGGCTTGCAAGGGCCTATGGTCTCCCCATTGCTCCTCAGCCTCTTCCTGAAATTGGAGAGGGAAGGGTTTTCTTTGAAGAAAGGCATCATGTGATGATTGCTGTTTTGTGTACTTTGATTTTAATTGGATCCATCACTGTTTTTGTTCGGCTGGATTTATTTCATCGACTTTTTATTCGCAGGGTCACTCGACCCGCTCTTTAA
- the pgsB gene encoding poly-gamma-glutamate synthase PgsB: protein MPLVLTLIFLLVGYGISEYFFHFRNRNSIPLRIHVNGTRGKSSVTRLITAGLREGGFKVLAKTTGTEPRVIFEDGSETQIYRPGSANIIEQVKFFSRARSRGAKAVVVECMALQPVLQWLTEDRMVCAQIGVITNVRPDHMDVMGETLEDVARALSNTIPLKGKLFTAESNSKILKQLEDECQTRSTEIVTCGEEEVSWDAMRGFSYIEHRENVALALKVCQSCGVESKKAFSGMVKAIPDPGVLRVYQIHFFDKDIQFVNAFAANDPDSTLLIWKLMGERMEPDRKKIVMVNARADRIQRSEQMGILIAQALKADAYLLVGDYTKAIEDEAIRLGLDGDKIENLGGQSVSDIFEQVLHHTPLKSMVFAIGNIGGLGQQIVDFFKHRGASDDRTVNRLGTGIEPYIF from the coding sequence ATGCCTTTGGTTTTGACTTTGATTTTCCTTTTGGTGGGTTACGGTATTTCGGAATATTTCTTCCATTTTAGAAATCGAAATTCTATCCCTCTCAGAATCCATGTGAATGGCACCCGTGGAAAATCCAGTGTAACCCGTTTGATTACAGCGGGATTGAGAGAGGGGGGCTTTAAGGTATTGGCCAAGACGACGGGGACAGAACCTAGAGTAATTTTTGAAGATGGTTCTGAAACTCAAATTTATAGGCCAGGGTCGGCCAATATTATTGAGCAGGTCAAATTTTTCTCAAGGGCTCGTTCCAGAGGCGCCAAGGCCGTGGTTGTGGAATGCATGGCCTTACAGCCTGTTCTTCAGTGGTTGACGGAAGATCGGATGGTTTGTGCTCAAATAGGCGTGATTACAAATGTTCGACCGGATCATATGGATGTGATGGGTGAAACGTTAGAGGATGTTGCCAGGGCCCTTTCGAATACGATTCCACTCAAAGGAAAACTTTTTACTGCAGAAAGCAATTCTAAAATTTTGAAGCAATTGGAAGATGAGTGCCAAACCCGTAGCACAGAAATTGTGACCTGTGGGGAAGAAGAAGTTTCATGGGATGCGATGCGGGGTTTTAGCTATATTGAACATCGTGAAAATGTAGCGCTTGCTTTAAAGGTGTGTCAGTCTTGTGGCGTGGAGAGTAAAAAGGCTTTTTCAGGAATGGTGAAGGCTATTCCCGATCCAGGGGTCTTAAGGGTTTATCAGATTCATTTCTTCGACAAAGATATTCAGTTTGTAAATGCCTTTGCAGCCAACGATCCTGATTCTACGCTGCTGATTTGGAAACTCATGGGCGAGAGAATGGAGCCCGATCGTAAAAAAATTGTGATGGTGAATGCCCGTGCAGATCGAATTCAGAGAAGTGAGCAGATGGGAATTTTAATTGCTCAAGCATTAAAGGCAGATGCCTATCTTTTGGTAGGGGATTACACCAAGGCGATAGAAGATGAAGCGATTCGGTTGGGATTAGACGGAGATAAGATTGAAAATTTAGGGGGGCAATCCGTTTCGGATATTTTCGAGCAAGTTTTACATCATACCCCTTTAAAATCAATGGTTTTTGCGATCGGAAATATTGGGGGGCTGGGTCAACAAATTGTAGATTTTTTTAAACATCGAGGGGCATCGGATGATCGAACAGTCAATCGGCTTGGGACTGGTATTGAGCCTTATATTTTCTGA
- the pgsC gene encoding poly-gamma-glutamate biosynthesis protein PgsC, which produces MIEQSIGLGLVLSLIFSEIFGLAAGGMVVPGYLALTLHRPEKVIATILISLATYGLVKFLSNFMFIYGRRRTVLTILVSFVFGAISRSFFTWHLDGFHIEIHAIGFVIPGLIAIWMERQGVTATLSTMITVSVLVRLVLMIVSGGKV; this is translated from the coding sequence ATGATCGAACAGTCAATCGGCTTGGGACTGGTATTGAGCCTTATATTTTCTGAAATTTTTGGACTGGCAGCTGGAGGAATGGTGGTTCCTGGCTATTTGGCTTTGACCCTTCACCGGCCTGAGAAAGTCATCGCAACGATTTTAATCAGTCTTGCAACCTATGGTCTGGTTAAGTTTTTGTCGAATTTCATGTTTATCTATGGACGAAGACGAACGGTACTCACCATTTTAGTTTCGTTTGTTTTTGGGGCGATCAGCCGATCATTTTTTACATGGCATTTGGATGGATTTCACATAGAAATTCATGCCATTGGGTTTGTTATTCCGGGGTTGATTGCCATTTGGATGGAACGTCAAGGCGTTACGGCGACTCTTTCTACAATGATTACGGTGAGTGTTTTGGTTCGACTTGTTCTCATGATTGTTTCAGGAGGCAAGGTCTAA
- a CDS encoding AMP-binding protein, with protein sequence MDTLTHLIQTANSSFGARIALQIKEGKTYFSVTYHDLYEKAFQVATALKKLKVIHGDRIGIITENSPYWGMAFFSILLCGGVVVPIDNKLKDHSIQNIIDHAECKFIFSSLKFLDTVSSISERSPIHPNIIILDGKDSKGKWLSLDQLVKEGKNQSIPFEKITSEDLAIILYTSGTTGSPKGVMLSHGNLISNVKSVSSVFPFSSNDHFISVLPLCHTYAITADFLIPLYTGGTITYVENLKGPILLERMHENRGTLLVAVPALIQLMYHQMISKIEILPQKKKIIFKILKKLSKISLSAGFPLGRLLFKSLRDKMSHRLRFFISGGAPIDPKIIEEFFILGIPIYQGYGLTETSPILTVNSPSHNTIGSVGRPIPGVEIKIMNGEIIARGPNIMKGYYKNPEATSEIMKDGWFHTGDIGFFDSKGYLYISGRLKNIIVTRGGKNVYPEELEEELNRSSSIQESCIVGLKKDSKGFAGDEVVYALLVPKLTSFYPEGTPLEKMSIDLPLIQETLSEAVKRANLRLADYKKIRGFEIWNELPKTTTLKIKRKEILELLEKTHLGSSLDI encoded by the coding sequence ATGGATACACTCACACACCTTATTCAAACGGCCAATTCGTCCTTTGGTGCACGAATCGCTCTCCAAATTAAGGAGGGAAAAACTTATTTTAGCGTCACTTACCATGATCTCTATGAAAAAGCCTTTCAAGTTGCCACGGCTTTAAAAAAACTTAAAGTAATCCATGGGGACCGTATCGGGATCATCACGGAAAACTCTCCCTATTGGGGAATGGCATTTTTCAGCATTCTTTTATGTGGAGGGGTCGTTGTCCCGATCGACAACAAACTGAAGGACCACTCCATTCAAAACATCATCGACCATGCTGAATGTAAATTCATTTTCAGTTCTCTCAAATTCCTTGATACGGTCTCATCCATTTCTGAGCGAAGTCCCATTCATCCCAACATCATCATTTTAGATGGGAAAGACTCTAAAGGGAAATGGCTTTCCCTAGATCAACTTGTCAAAGAAGGTAAAAATCAATCCATTCCTTTTGAAAAAATAACATCTGAGGATCTTGCCATTATTCTTTATACTTCTGGCACGACTGGATCTCCTAAAGGGGTCATGCTCAGCCACGGGAATCTCATCTCTAATGTCAAATCTGTTTCATCCGTTTTTCCTTTCTCATCTAATGATCACTTTATCTCTGTTCTACCCCTTTGCCATACCTATGCCATCACAGCCGATTTTCTGATTCCCCTTTATACCGGGGGAACCATCACCTATGTTGAGAATTTAAAAGGTCCTATTCTTTTAGAAAGAATGCATGAAAACAGAGGAACCCTACTAGTTGCTGTTCCAGCCCTGATTCAATTGATGTATCACCAAATGATTTCAAAAATTGAAATACTTCCTCAAAAGAAAAAAATTATTTTTAAGATTTTAAAAAAACTTTCCAAAATTTCCCTCTCGGCCGGTTTTCCCTTGGGTCGACTCCTTTTTAAATCCCTCCGAGATAAAATGAGCCATCGGCTTAGATTTTTCATTTCAGGAGGAGCCCCTATTGACCCTAAAATCATCGAAGAATTTTTCATCCTTGGAATCCCGATCTATCAAGGCTATGGGCTCACAGAAACCAGTCCTATCTTGACCGTGAACAGCCCGAGCCACAACACCATTGGCTCTGTGGGCCGACCCATCCCAGGTGTCGAGATCAAAATCATGAATGGAGAAATTATTGCACGGGGTCCCAACATCATGAAAGGTTATTACAAAAATCCTGAGGCGACCTCTGAAATTATGAAAGACGGCTGGTTCCATACGGGTGACATTGGCTTTTTTGATTCAAAAGGGTACCTCTATATTTCAGGTCGACTCAAGAATATTATCGTCACGCGGGGAGGGAAAAATGTGTACCCTGAAGAATTGGAAGAAGAACTCAACCGCTCCTCTTCCATTCAAGAATCTTGTATCGTCGGCCTCAAGAAAGATTCGAAAGGGTTTGCCGGAGATGAGGTTGTCTATGCCCTTCTCGTTCCAAAGCTTACTTCCTTTTATCCGGAGGGAACCCCTCTCGAAAAAATGTCGATTGACCTTCCTCTTATTCAAGAAACTCTTTCTGAGGCTGTAAAAAGAGCGAATCTTCGACTCGCCGACTACAAAAAAATCCGAGGTTTTGAAATCTGGAATGAACTCCCCAAAACAACCACCCTCAAAATTAAACGCAAAGAAATCCTTGAACTTCTCGAGAAAACGCACCTGGGGTCAAGTCTTGACATTTGA